From the Musa acuminata AAA Group cultivar baxijiao chromosome BXJ3-7, Cavendish_Baxijiao_AAA, whole genome shotgun sequence genome, one window contains:
- the LOC135643857 gene encoding SNF1-related protein kinase regulatory subunit gamma-1-like isoform X1: protein MAPTEKSSRLPNCDAYFEAIQSKKKLPYALQECLTSAFAQIPVSSFPEVPGGKVIEIPGDMPIVDAVRILSEHNIMTAPVTHSNGENSIDWRERYLGIIDYAAIILWVLENAELAAIALSASSATTAGVGAGAVGALGAAVLGATGPAAVAGLTIAAVGAAIAGGVATEKGMGKDAPSAVDNLGEDFYKTLLEEEPFKSTTVKSIMESYRWAPFLPVGLDSSMLTVLLLLSKYRLRSVPVVESGKPHVTNFITQTAVVQGLQQCAGRDWFDCIAAYPLSDLGLPFMSSEEVISIKSDDLILEAFKCMKDNRIGGLPVVEGPNHKIIGSVSIRDIRFLLLKPGLFSNFRQLTVMDFLRTSDLVSQDSRNHAVAPVTCAPDACLGSIIDSLASKSVHRIYVVEGDEKEVVGVITLRDVISCFIYEPPYHFDTYFGCAVKELQSR, encoded by the exons ATGGCTCCTACTGAAAAGAGTTCCAGGCTTCCAAATTGTGATGCTTATTTTGAGGCAATCCAGTCGAAGAAAAAATTGCCATATGCTTTGCAGGAATGTCTGACTTCTGCATTTGCACAGATTCCAGTTTCATCATTCCCAGAAGTACCAGGAGGAAAAG TAATTGAGATACCAGGAGACATGCCAATTGTTGATGCAGTTCGAATTCTGTCAGAGCATAATATAATGACTGCTCCTGTAACACATTCAAATGGAGAGAATAGCATAGATTGGAGGGAGAGATATCTTGGAATTATTGATTATGCTGCAATCATTCTCTGGGTTCTAGAGAATGCAGAGCTTGCAGCTATCGCTCTATCAGCAAGTTCAGCAACAACTGCAGGGGTGGGAGCAGGAGCAGTTGGAGCTCTTGGAGCAGCAGTCCTGGGTGCAACTGGACCAGCTGCAGTTGCTGGGTTGACCATTGCTGCTGTTGGAGCAGCTATAGCCGGTGGAGTAGCTACAGAAAAAGGAATGGGGAAGGATGCTCCTTCAGCTGTTGATAATCTGGGAGAGGATTTCTACAAGACCCTTCTTGAAGAGGAACCTTTTAAATCAACAACA GTTAAATCAATCATGGAATCATATCGCTGGGCACCATTTCTCCCTGTTGGGCTAGACAGTTCCATGCTCACCGTTTTGCTGTTGCTATCAAAATACAGACTAAGAAGTGTCCCAGTTGTTGAATCTGGCAAGCCACATGTTACAAATTTTATTACCCAGACAGCAGTTGTACAAGGTCTCCAGCAATGCGCAGGGAGGGACTGGTTTGACTGCATTGCTGCATACCCTCTTTCAGACCTTGGACTTCCTTTTATGTCATCTGAAGAG GTGATCAGTATTAAAAGTGACGACTTGATCCTAGAAGCCTTCAAGTGTATGAAAGACAACCGTATAGGTGGGCTTCCTGTTGTTGAGGGCCCCAACCATAAAATCATTGGTAGTGTGAGCATTCGAGATATCAGGTTTTTGCTGCTAAAGCCTGGCCTGTTTTCCAATTTCAG GCAGTTGACTGTCATGGATTTCCTGAGGACTTCAGATTTGGTCAGTCAAGATTCCAGGAATCATGCGGTGGCACCAGTAACTTGTGCACCTGATGCATGCCTCGGGAGCATCATAGATAGTCTGGCTTCCAAATCTGTTCACCGGATTTATGTAGTTGAAGGTGATGAAAAAGAAGTCGTCGGGGTTATCACACTGAGGGATGTCATCTCTTGTTTCATCTATGAGCCTCCTTATCATTTTGACACATATTTTGGATGTGCCGTGAAGGAGTTGCAGAGCCGATGA
- the LOC103992681 gene encoding hypersensitive-induced response protein-like protein 1, whose protein sequence is MGQALCCVTVDQSSVAIKESFGKFEDVLLPGCHCMPWFLGKKVSGRLSLRLQQLDVKCETKTKDNVFVNVVASVQYHALAEKASDAFYKLSNTRSQIQAYVFDVIRASVPKLNLDDAFEQKNDIAKAVENELEKAMSAYGYEIVQTLIVDIEPDVHVKRAMNEINAAARLRVAANEKAEAEKIIQIKRAEGEAEAKYLSGLGIARQRQAIVDGLRDSVLGFSVNVPGTTAKDVMDMVLITQYFDTMKEIGAQSKSSAVFIPHGPGSVRDVADQIRDGLLQASTHN, encoded by the exons ATGGGTCAAGCACTTTGCTGTGTGACAGTAGATCAATCTTCTGTCGCAATTAAGGAATCATTCGGAAAGTTTGAGGATGTTCTTCTGCCCGGATGCCATTGTATGCCTTGGTTCCTTGGGAAAAAAGTTTCTGGGCGGCTCTCACTAAGGTTGCAACAGCTGGATGTTAAATGTGAAACAAAAACAAAG GATAATGTTTTTGTGAATGTTGTCGCATCTGTACAGTACCATGCTCTGGCTGAGAAAGCAAGTGATGCATTTTACAAGCTGAGCAACACAAGATCTCAAATACAAGCCTATGTGTTTGACG TAATCAGAGCGAGCGTCCCAAAACTGAACCTGGATGATGCTTTTGAGCAGAAGAATGACATTGCAAAGGCAGTGGAAAACGAACTTGAGAAGGCTATGTCAGCTTATGGTTATGAAATCGTGCAGACACTCATTGTTGATATTGAACCAGACGTACATGTCAAACGAGCAATGAATGAAATCAATGCAG CTGCAAGGTTAAGGGTGGCAGCGAATGAGAAGGCTGAGGCTGAGAAGATCATCCAAATCAAGCGGGCAGAGGGCGAGGCAGAAGCCAAGTATCTGTCAGGTCTAGGTATTGCCCGTCAACGCCAAGCCATCGTAGATGGCCTGAGGGACAGTGTGCTCGGCTTCTCGGTCAACGTACCAGGCACCACAGCAAAGGATGTGATGGACATGGTCCTAATCACACAATACTTCGACACCATGAAGGAGATCGGTGCACAGTCCAAATCTTCGGCTGTTTTCATACCTCATGGGCCTGGCTCTGTCCGTGATGTTGCAGACCAGATCCGTGATGGACTGCTTCAAGCATCCACTCACAACTGA
- the LOC135643857 gene encoding SNF1-related protein kinase regulatory subunit gamma-1-like isoform X2: protein MSDFCICTDSSFIIPRSTRRKRFYTSGAVIEIPGDMPIVDAVRILSEHNIMTAPVTHSNGENSIDWRERYLGIIDYAAIILWVLENAELAAIALSASSATTAGVGAGAVGALGAAVLGATGPAAVAGLTIAAVGAAIAGGVATEKGMGKDAPSAVDNLGEDFYKTLLEEEPFKSTTVKSIMESYRWAPFLPVGLDSSMLTVLLLLSKYRLRSVPVVESGKPHVTNFITQTAVVQGLQQCAGRDWFDCIAAYPLSDLGLPFMSSEEVISIKSDDLILEAFKCMKDNRIGGLPVVEGPNHKIIGSVSIRDIRFLLLKPGLFSNFRQLTVMDFLRTSDLVSQDSRNHAVAPVTCAPDACLGSIIDSLASKSVHRIYVVEGDEKEVVGVITLRDVISCFIYEPPYHFDTYFGCAVKELQSR, encoded by the exons ATGTCTGACTTCTGCATTTGCACAGATTCCAGTTTCATCATTCCCAGAAGTACCAGGAGGAAAAG ATTTTACACTTCTGGTGCAGTAATTGAGATACCAGGAGACATGCCAATTGTTGATGCAGTTCGAATTCTGTCAGAGCATAATATAATGACTGCTCCTGTAACACATTCAAATGGAGAGAATAGCATAGATTGGAGGGAGAGATATCTTGGAATTATTGATTATGCTGCAATCATTCTCTGGGTTCTAGAGAATGCAGAGCTTGCAGCTATCGCTCTATCAGCAAGTTCAGCAACAACTGCAGGGGTGGGAGCAGGAGCAGTTGGAGCTCTTGGAGCAGCAGTCCTGGGTGCAACTGGACCAGCTGCAGTTGCTGGGTTGACCATTGCTGCTGTTGGAGCAGCTATAGCCGGTGGAGTAGCTACAGAAAAAGGAATGGGGAAGGATGCTCCTTCAGCTGTTGATAATCTGGGAGAGGATTTCTACAAGACCCTTCTTGAAGAGGAACCTTTTAAATCAACAACA GTTAAATCAATCATGGAATCATATCGCTGGGCACCATTTCTCCCTGTTGGGCTAGACAGTTCCATGCTCACCGTTTTGCTGTTGCTATCAAAATACAGACTAAGAAGTGTCCCAGTTGTTGAATCTGGCAAGCCACATGTTACAAATTTTATTACCCAGACAGCAGTTGTACAAGGTCTCCAGCAATGCGCAGGGAGGGACTGGTTTGACTGCATTGCTGCATACCCTCTTTCAGACCTTGGACTTCCTTTTATGTCATCTGAAGAG GTGATCAGTATTAAAAGTGACGACTTGATCCTAGAAGCCTTCAAGTGTATGAAAGACAACCGTATAGGTGGGCTTCCTGTTGTTGAGGGCCCCAACCATAAAATCATTGGTAGTGTGAGCATTCGAGATATCAGGTTTTTGCTGCTAAAGCCTGGCCTGTTTTCCAATTTCAG GCAGTTGACTGTCATGGATTTCCTGAGGACTTCAGATTTGGTCAGTCAAGATTCCAGGAATCATGCGGTGGCACCAGTAACTTGTGCACCTGATGCATGCCTCGGGAGCATCATAGATAGTCTGGCTTCCAAATCTGTTCACCGGATTTATGTAGTTGAAGGTGATGAAAAAGAAGTCGTCGGGGTTATCACACTGAGGGATGTCATCTCTTGTTTCATCTATGAGCCTCCTTATCATTTTGACACATATTTTGGATGTGCCGTGAAGGAGTTGCAGAGCCGATGA